Sequence from the Malaciobacter pacificus genome:
TATTACTGGATGTACTGTCCAAACAAAAAATTTAAGTTCCGGTGATTTTAGTTTTATAAAAAAAGAAGAAAAAAAGTTTTATGAATTGAAAAGACCTGAAGTTTCACAAGATTTAAAAGAGTTTATTAAAAAAGTAGTTGTGGCTTTAAGTAATAAAGATTTACAAACTTTAAATACAAAATTTATAAATCCAAAAGTAGGCTTTTATAATCTAAGTAAAGTTGATGGAATTACAAGTTTTAGCCATCAAAAAGAGATTTATAATGTAATTGACAGTGAAGTTGAAGAGATTAGTGAATTAATGAATTATATCTCTAAAGATGCAATAAATTATGTAATAATCGAACAAGATTTGAAATTTAATTGTAGTCCAAATGATGATGCTTATTATGGTTGGAATGGCGAAGGTTTATATTTAAGCCCAATAACTAGTGATTATTTATCAAAAATGATTACAACATTAGATGAAAAACAAAAAACAAAATATAGTGAAGAAGAGATAAAAATAGCACAATTTGTAGAGGGTGAAAGTTATAAAATAATACTTACTCCTGATATAGTTTTTTATGTTAATAAAATTGATAAAAAATGGTATATAACACTTTTTGATAGAATTACAACTGATTGTAGTAGCCCAAAAGAAATAGAAAATAATACTAAGTAGGATAGCTTATGAGTCAACAAGAATTTTGGAATGGAAAATTTTCAAGAGATGGTTACCTATATGGTACTAAACCAAATGAGTTTTTAGCTTCAAAAAAAGATTTATTAAAAGCTAATTCAAAATTGCTTTGTTTAGGTGAAGGTGAAGGAAGAAATGCAATCTTTTTTGCTAAAAATGGCTTTGAAGTTACAGCCATGGATGCATCTGATATTGGTATTTCAAAACTTCATTTTAGAACACTTGAAGAGGGTGTTAGAATTGAGACAATTTGTATTGATTTGAATGATTGGATTGTGTCAGAAAAATTTGATGCAATAGTTACTTCATACTTACATATGTATAAAAATGAAAGAGAAACTTTATTTAAAAAAATTGAAGAATCATTAAATAAAGGTGGTTACTTTATTGGGGAATTTTTTTCAACAAAACAAATAAACTATAATAGTGGTGGTCCAAAAGATTTAGATTTACTTTATACTACAGAAGATTTTGAAAAACATTTTAGTAGTTGCTCTAAAACTATTAGTGAAGAAATTGTAACTTTAGATGAAGGGAAAGGTCATAAAGGCGAAGCTTGTGTTATAAGAGTTGTTATTAAGAAAAATTAGTTTAACAGCTTTTTAACTACTATTTAAATATACTATTTACTTAATAATTAATATCAAAAAGAATTTATAAATAAAATTAGAGAAAAGAATGCAAAAAACAATTAATGATTTAATAGAAAAAAAAGTTTTAATAATCGATGGAGCTATGGGAACACAGCTTCAATTAGCAGATATAAAACAAGAGCAATGGGAATATGAAGGAGCTGATTTAGAAGGTTGTAATGAACTTCTAAACTTAACTGCACCACATATTTTAGAGACTATTCACGATGCATATGCTAAAGCAGGGGCAGATTTAATTAGTACAAATACATTTGGTTCTATGCCATGGGTCTTAGATGAATATGAAATTCCTCAAACTTCTTATGAACTTTCAAAGTTAGGGGCCGAACTTGTAAAAAAGTCTTGTGACAAATATAGCACTCCTGACAAACCAAGATTTTGTTTAGGTTCAATTGGTCCTGGAACAAAATTACCATCATTAGGTCATATTACTTATGATGAAATGTATGATGGTTATAAAATCATGGCTCAAGGACTTGCTGATGGTGGTTGTGATATTTTCTTACTTGAAACATGTCAAGATCCATTACAAATTAAAGCAGCACTTCATGCACTAAATGATACGGCACCACACATTCCAATTATGGTATCAGTAACTATTGAGTTATCTGGAACAATGTTAATTGGAACTGATGCTATGGCAATTGCAGCTATTTTAAAACCATTTAATATTTTGTCACTTGGATTTAACTGTGGAACTGGGCCAAAACAAGTTCACAAGCATGTTAAAGCTTTAAGTGAAGTTTCTAAGTTTCCTATTTCAGTTCATGCAAATGCAGGACTTCCTCAAAATAGAGGAGGAAAAACTTATTATCCAATGGGACCTGATGAGTTTACTACGTTATCAAAAGAGTTCTTAGAGTTTAATGGTGTTAGTTTTTTAGGTGGTTGTTGTGGTACAACACCTGAACACATAGCTGTCCTTGCAAAAGATGTTGAAGGGATAGTTCCAAAAAAACCTAGTGGATTTTTAAAAGCTTCACTTTCTTCATTGTTTAATGTAGTACCTTTAAAACAAGAACCAGCACCTCTTTTAATTGGGGAGAGAAGTAACGCTACAGGTTCAAAGGCATTTAGAGAGCTATTAAAAGCAAATGATTATGAAGGAACACTAACTGTTGGTCAACAGCAAGTAAGAGCAGGGGCTCATGTGATTGACGTTTCTGTTGGGTTTGCAGGAAGAGATGAAAGAGCTGATATGGATGAAGTTGTAAAACTTTATTCTCAAAAGATTTCACTTCCACTTATGCCTGATTCTACTCAAACACCAGCCCTTGAAGCAGCACTTAAACAAATTGGTGGAAGATGTATTATCAACTCGGTTAACCTTGAAGATGGTGAAGAGAAATTTGATACAGTTTGTAAGTTAGCTAAGAAATTTGGGGCTGCGCTTGTTTGTTTAGTAATTGATGAAGTTGGAATGGCAAAATCATGTGAGCGAAAACTAGAAGTTGCAGAGAGAATCTATGATTTATGTGTAAATAGACATGGATTTGACCCAGCAGATTTAGTATTTGACATGCTTACATTTACTATAGGTTCAGGGGATGATGAGTATAGAACAGCTGGTATTGAAACACTTGAAGCTATTAGAGAGTTTCAAATAAGACATCCTGAAGTTGGTACGACTCTTGGACTTTCAAATATTTCATTTGGACTATCAACTAATGCAAGAATTTATCTAAATTCAATCTATTTAGACCATTGTGTAAAAGCTGGATTAACATCAGCTATTGTAAATGTTAAGCACATTTTACCACTAAATAAAATCAGTGAAGAAGATAAAAAAGCTTGTGATGATTTAATCTTTAATAACCAAGAAGATGGTGACCCATTATTTAAGTTTATTGAACACTTCTCAAATGTAGAAGCACAAGAAGAACAAAGTGATGAAGAGTATAACGCATTAGAGCCAATCGATAAAGTTAAAAAACTATTACTTGATGGTGATAAAGAAAGAATGCTTCCACTTGTTGAAGAGTTAAGACATACAGTTAATCCTGAAATCATTGTAAATAAGTGGCTAATTGATGGTATGAAAGTTATTGGTGATCTATTTGGTTCTGGTCAAATGCAGTTACCATTTGTACTTCAAAGTGCAGAGACTATGAAAGCTACTGTTGATGCATTAAATCCATATTTACCAAAAGAGGAAAAAGAGACTGATACGACATTAGTACTTGGAACTGTTAAAGGTGATGTTCATGATGTTGGTAAAAACTTAGTGGATATTATTTTATCAAATAATGGATTTAAAGTAGAAAATATAGGTATTAAAGCTGATTTATCTTCATTTATTGAAAAATTTGAAGAGAGTAAAGCAAGTGCCATTGGTATGAGTGGATTACTTGTAAAATCAACTGCTGTTATGAAAGAAAACCTTGAAGAGTTAGCAAAACAAGGAATTAAAGTACCTATTTTACTTGGAGGGGCTGCTTTAACAAAAAGTTTTGTTGATGATTATTGTAGAACTATTTATGAAGGGCCAATTTTTTATTGTAGAGATGCTTTTGATGGTGTAATTGCAATGCAAAGAATTGAAGAGGGTGATTCATATAATACTGCACTTCCAGCAGATTTAAAACCTATTATTGATAGTAGTGAAAGAGTTGAAAAAGAAGAAGTTGAAATTCCTCCTTATGAAGAGATTCCTATGCCAGAAGAGGCAAAATTTACTTTTCCTCCAATTTGGGATAGAGTAAGTTTAACAAGCGAAAAAATAGATAGTGAACTTGTATTTAAATGGATAAATCATAGAGTTTTATTTAGACAAAGATGGGGATATAAAAGAGGTAAGCAATCAAGTGAGGCTTTCTTAAAGTATGAGCAAGATGTAGTAGAACCTATGTATGAAGAGTTAAAAGCTGAATTGGTTGATAAAAATATTTTTGACCCAATTGCTATTTATGAGTATTACCCTTGTATGTCTTATGATAATAAGCTTTATATTTTTGATAAGAAGTATTTGTTTAACTCTGAAAAAGAAGCAAGAGAAAATAAACCAAGTTTAGATGAAGCTATAAAAGTACTTGAATTCCCAAGACAGAGAAGAAAACCATTTAGATGTATTGCTGATTATTTTGCAAGTGATAGATTAGATGTAGTTGGATTTACTCTTGCAAGTGCTGGGCTTAAAATCTCTGATTATGAAAGAGAGTTTTACAATGCAGGTGAGTTTAACAAATACTACCAAATTCATGGACTAGGAGTTGAATTAGCAGAAGCCTTAGCAGAGGTTTTACATAAGCAAATGAGACTTGATTTAGATATTGTTCCAAAAGAGGGGCATACTTTAAATGATGTTCAAATGAAACAATATGTAGGTTGTAGATATTCTCCAGGATATGCTGCTTGTCCAGACTTAGCTATGAATAGAGATATTTTTGATTTACTTGACCCAGAAAGATTTGGAATTGAATTAAGTGAAACATTCCAAATGCATCCAGAACAAACTACATGTGCCATCGTAGTACCTCACCACGAAGCTAAATATTACAATGTTTAAAATTTATAATTTGTAGCAAATTTGCTACAAATTATAAAATACTGATTTAATCCTACTTTTTTATTCAATAATTATATTTCTTACAAGTAAATCTAAAAATAATATGATATATAGAAAAATAATGTAACATAACCTAAACTAAAATTAAGAAAAATGAAATATAATTTCAATATACACTAAAAAACAAGGATTATTATGAAAAATAATATTTTTAAGAAGTTGGCATTTTCTTCGATGCTATGTGGTTCATTACTTGTAGCTGGAAATGTAAAAATTGCAACAGATGGGACAGGAGATTTTTTAACAGCACCATTTTATGAAGCAAAAAATGATGTTTGTAGTGAATTAAAAGTATTTAATACTAATGAATCAAGCTCAATTTTAGCAAAAGTTTCAATTAGAGAACAAATTAGTTCACAAGAGGTTGACTTCCCAATTTTCTTATCACCAGGAGATGTATGGGCAGGTACAATTTGTGAAGAGGGAGAAGGAAGAGTTGTATTAAGAAGTATTGATGATTCAAATCACCCTTCAATTGCTGAAGTATTAGCATCAGGAAAAGATTTAAATGCTCACAGTAGAAATGCAAAACACTTAGAA
This genomic interval carries:
- a CDS encoding SAM-dependent methyltransferase — translated: MSQQEFWNGKFSRDGYLYGTKPNEFLASKKDLLKANSKLLCLGEGEGRNAIFFAKNGFEVTAMDASDIGISKLHFRTLEEGVRIETICIDLNDWIVSEKFDAIVTSYLHMYKNERETLFKKIEESLNKGGYFIGEFFSTKQINYNSGGPKDLDLLYTTEDFEKHFSSCSKTISEEIVTLDEGKGHKGEACVIRVVIKKN
- the metH gene encoding methionine synthase, with product MQKTINDLIEKKVLIIDGAMGTQLQLADIKQEQWEYEGADLEGCNELLNLTAPHILETIHDAYAKAGADLISTNTFGSMPWVLDEYEIPQTSYELSKLGAELVKKSCDKYSTPDKPRFCLGSIGPGTKLPSLGHITYDEMYDGYKIMAQGLADGGCDIFLLETCQDPLQIKAALHALNDTAPHIPIMVSVTIELSGTMLIGTDAMAIAAILKPFNILSLGFNCGTGPKQVHKHVKALSEVSKFPISVHANAGLPQNRGGKTYYPMGPDEFTTLSKEFLEFNGVSFLGGCCGTTPEHIAVLAKDVEGIVPKKPSGFLKASLSSLFNVVPLKQEPAPLLIGERSNATGSKAFRELLKANDYEGTLTVGQQQVRAGAHVIDVSVGFAGRDERADMDEVVKLYSQKISLPLMPDSTQTPALEAALKQIGGRCIINSVNLEDGEEKFDTVCKLAKKFGAALVCLVIDEVGMAKSCERKLEVAERIYDLCVNRHGFDPADLVFDMLTFTIGSGDDEYRTAGIETLEAIREFQIRHPEVGTTLGLSNISFGLSTNARIYLNSIYLDHCVKAGLTSAIVNVKHILPLNKISEEDKKACDDLIFNNQEDGDPLFKFIEHFSNVEAQEEQSDEEYNALEPIDKVKKLLLDGDKERMLPLVEELRHTVNPEIIVNKWLIDGMKVIGDLFGSGQMQLPFVLQSAETMKATVDALNPYLPKEEKETDTTLVLGTVKGDVHDVGKNLVDIILSNNGFKVENIGIKADLSSFIEKFEESKASAIGMSGLLVKSTAVMKENLEELAKQGIKVPILLGGAALTKSFVDDYCRTIYEGPIFYCRDAFDGVIAMQRIEEGDSYNTALPADLKPIIDSSERVEKEEVEIPPYEEIPMPEEAKFTFPPIWDRVSLTSEKIDSELVFKWINHRVLFRQRWGYKRGKQSSEAFLKYEQDVVEPMYEELKAELVDKNIFDPIAIYEYYPCMSYDNKLYIFDKKYLFNSEKEARENKPSLDEAIKVLEFPRQRRKPFRCIADYFASDRLDVVGFTLASAGLKISDYEREFYNAGEFNKYYQIHGLGVELAEALAEVLHKQMRLDLDIVPKEGHTLNDVQMKQYVGCRYSPGYAACPDLAMNRDIFDLLDPERFGIELSETFQMHPEQTTCAIVVPHHEAKYYNV